One window of the Thermasporomyces composti genome contains the following:
- a CDS encoding GMC oxidoreductase encodes MEHRYDVVIVGSGFGGSVAALRLTEKGYRVCVLEAGARFQEADEKPVGEALPLPETSWRLRRFLFAPRLGCFGIQRITLLRDVLVLSGAGVGGGSLVYANTLYEPMADFYDDPQWRDITDWREELAPYYDQAKRMLGVVTNPSVTPSDVVMRTVAEEMGVADTFRPTPVGVFFGAPGTPPGTPVDDPYFGGVGPRRRTCLECGECMTGCRHNAKNTLTRNYLYLAERAGAVVQPLTTVTAIRPLAKGGYAVDTERTGAVLRRGRRTFEAEQVVLAAGALGTQRLLHTMKADGWLPNLSPMLGVLTRTNSESIVGAIARRRDVDYSRGVAITSSFHPDPHTHVEPVRYGRGSNAMGLLGTVLTDGGGRWPRWVTWLATVAKNPLALVRKYNLRHWSERTIIALVMQSLDNSITVSLRRGLLGRRLTSRQGYGEPNPTWIPVANEVVRRVAAKIDGEPGGTIGEIANIPMTAHIIGGCVIGDSPERGVIDPYHRVYGHPGLHIVDGSAISANLGVNPSLTIVAQAERAMAMWPNKGEPDPRPPLGDAYRRVTPVPPAHPVVPAEAPAALRLVAPPPSGPESS; translated from the coding sequence ATGGAGCACAGGTATGACGTGGTGATCGTCGGCTCCGGCTTCGGTGGCAGCGTCGCCGCGCTCCGACTGACCGAGAAGGGCTACCGCGTCTGCGTCCTCGAGGCCGGCGCGCGGTTCCAGGAAGCCGACGAGAAGCCGGTGGGTGAGGCGCTCCCGCTACCGGAGACCTCGTGGCGGCTCCGACGTTTCCTCTTCGCGCCCCGGCTGGGTTGCTTCGGCATCCAGCGCATCACCTTGCTGCGCGACGTCTTGGTGCTGTCCGGAGCAGGCGTGGGCGGCGGCTCGCTCGTCTACGCGAACACGTTGTACGAGCCGATGGCCGACTTCTACGACGATCCGCAGTGGCGGGACATCACCGACTGGCGCGAGGAGCTGGCGCCGTACTACGACCAGGCCAAACGGATGCTGGGCGTCGTCACCAACCCCTCCGTCACGCCCTCGGACGTGGTGATGCGCACCGTCGCGGAGGAGATGGGCGTGGCCGACACGTTCCGTCCGACGCCGGTCGGGGTGTTCTTCGGCGCGCCTGGCACGCCGCCGGGCACACCCGTCGACGACCCCTACTTCGGCGGCGTCGGGCCGCGCCGGCGGACCTGCCTGGAGTGCGGGGAGTGCATGACGGGCTGCCGGCACAACGCCAAGAACACCTTGACCAGGAACTACCTCTACCTGGCCGAACGCGCCGGGGCCGTCGTTCAGCCACTGACCACCGTCACCGCCATTCGGCCCCTCGCCAAGGGCGGGTACGCCGTGGACACCGAGCGCACGGGCGCCGTCCTCCGCCGCGGCCGGCGAACCTTCGAGGCGGAGCAGGTGGTTCTCGCGGCCGGGGCGCTTGGCACCCAGCGTCTTCTCCACACCATGAAGGCCGACGGCTGGCTGCCGAACCTGTCGCCCATGCTCGGCGTGTTGACGCGGACGAACTCCGAGTCGATCGTAGGCGCGATCGCCCGGCGCCGCGACGTCGACTACTCGCGTGGAGTCGCGATCACCTCCTCGTTCCATCCCGATCCGCACACGCACGTCGAGCCGGTGCGCTACGGCCGGGGTAGTAACGCGATGGGGTTGCTCGGGACCGTGCTCACCGACGGCGGCGGACGATGGCCGCGCTGGGTGACGTGGCTCGCCACCGTGGCCAAGAACCCGCTCGCGCTGGTGCGCAAGTACAACTTGCGCCACTGGTCGGAGCGCACGATCATCGCGCTCGTCATGCAGTCATTGGACAACTCGATCACGGTGAGCCTGCGTCGCGGCCTGCTCGGACGGCGACTGACCTCGCGGCAGGGCTACGGGGAGCCGAATCCCACCTGGATCCCGGTCGCCAACGAGGTCGTCCGTCGCGTCGCCGCGAAGATCGATGGAGAGCCTGGCGGGACGATCGGCGAGATCGCGAACATTCCGATGACGGCTCACATCATCGGCGGCTGTGTGATCGGCGACTCGCCGGAGCGGGGTGTGATCGACCCCTACCATCGCGTCTACGGGCATCCCGGGCTGCACATCGTCGACGGGTCGGCGATCTCCGCGAACCTTGGTGTCAATCCGTCATTGACGATCGTGGCGCAAGCCGAGCGCGCGATGGCGATGTGGCCGAACAAGGGGGAGCCTGACCCGCGACCACCGCTGGGGGACGCCTACCGTCGCGTCACGCCCGTACCGCCGGCGCATCCGGTCGTGCCGGCGGAGGCGCCGGCCGCCTTGCGGCTGGTCGCCCCACCACCGTCGGGGCCCGAGTCCAGCTGA
- a CDS encoding MarR family transcriptional regulator, with translation MGHKDELIARIQRAEREFRRSVVSQAATDFFSVDLTMPQLRVVFFLAASGAISAHELAEALHVGPTTLTGIVDRLEARGLVRRQADDRDRRVRRIGLTEEGQRLVQDLHRVQHQYEVRLLRRLDVDVLAGLATAVEALARASEELAREDAQARSVGAGTGAGAC, from the coding sequence GTGGGCCACAAGGATGAGCTGATCGCCCGGATCCAACGGGCCGAACGTGAGTTTCGTCGCAGCGTGGTGAGTCAGGCGGCGACGGACTTCTTCTCGGTCGACCTCACGATGCCCCAGCTGCGTGTGGTCTTCTTCCTCGCCGCCTCCGGCGCGATATCCGCGCACGAGCTGGCGGAGGCCCTCCACGTCGGGCCGACCACCTTGACCGGCATCGTGGACCGCCTGGAAGCGCGCGGTTTGGTCCGTCGCCAGGCGGACGACCGCGACCGGCGGGTGCGCCGCATCGGACTGACCGAGGAAGGCCAGCGGCTCGTCCAAGATCTCCACCGGGTCCAGCACCAGTACGAGGTTCGTCTGCTGCGCCGACTCGACGTCGACGTCCTCGCCGGCCTCGCCACCGCGGTCGAGGCATTGGCGCGGGCGAGCGAGGAGCTGGCCCGGGAGGACGCGCAGGCCAGGTCGGTCGGGGCCGGCACCGGTGCCGGCGCCTGCTAG
- a CDS encoding efflux RND transporter permease subunit → MSRLARLSLANRSLVALLSVAIVLFGLISTRSLKQELLPSLEMPGAFITTVYPGASPEIVEREVTEPIETAIAGTDGLERVTSTSSNGFSMVQAEFEYGTDISEAVQEIQESVNRLRSQLPSDVDPTVQAGNINDFPVLLLEISSDLDQRELARRLQDRVVPELEKISDVRNVEVTGLREERVEIRLDEAALARTGVTPQDVVTALQANGVSVPGGELTTGDRSVTVEVGAPFASVRDLEQVTIIPRAAAAGALGGQGSGTGSGAGQQGSSATQGESGSAGQGEAGPSGGQGEGAGQRVSGSGSASAPGTSGQRSGTGRAAAPPAPVRLSDIAEVTTAPAEATSITRTNGKPSLGLSVMKTTDGNTVAVSHDVRDALDRLSSSLGDDVEVMVVFDQAPFIEKSIEGLTTEGTIGLIFAVLVILVFLLSLRSTLVTAVSIPFSLLVAMIGLYAGGYSLNILTLGALTVAIGRVVDDSIVVLENIKRHLGYGEAKQKAILNGVREVAGAVSASTFTTVGVFLPIAFVGGQVGELFRPFGVTVTIALLASLFVSLTIIPVLAYWFLRPPDVAPAEQERFRAEAEARERRNVLQRAYVPVIRWTTRHRVVTILAGILVFAGTLAATPLLKTNFLDDPGNNTMTVTQVMPVSTSLARTDEAARKVERVLADVDGIETYQTTVGAMEFAGFSTGNGANQAMFWLTLDEDVDKDAVATELRDRLGRLEDAGTLTVQEVPTGFGGSNLEVIVTAPTSESLRVAAERVERAVANVPGATDVTNSLGSDLPTVHVDVDRAKAAALGLSDAQVGQAVRQAFAGQQVASVVIDSEQRDVLLYTTERPTSLERLRALPIETPLGTTVRLAEVATVSEVTRPAELTRIDGERSATISAAATAEDLGRVTSDLQAALDELDLPRGATYRIAGVSSEQREAFGQLGVALLAAIVIVYLIMVATFRSIAQPLILLVSIPFAATGALALLLGTNTPLGVPALIGLLMLVGIVVTNAIVLIDLINQYREQGMGLQEAVVEGGRRRLRPILMTALATICALIPMSLGITGGGVFVSKPLALVVIGGLVSSTLLTLILVPTLYTMLESAKERRRSRGQRRAERANRRRERAEPVPSASS, encoded by the coding sequence ATGTCCAGACTGGCAAGGCTGAGTCTCGCCAACCGGAGCCTGGTCGCGCTGCTCTCCGTCGCGATCGTCCTCTTCGGGTTGATCTCCACCCGGTCGCTGAAGCAGGAGCTCCTCCCCAGCCTGGAGATGCCGGGCGCGTTCATCACCACGGTCTACCCTGGGGCCTCCCCCGAGATCGTCGAACGCGAGGTGACCGAGCCGATCGAGACGGCGATCGCCGGCACCGATGGATTGGAGCGGGTCACCTCCACCTCGAGCAACGGCTTCTCGATGGTGCAGGCCGAGTTCGAGTACGGCACCGACATCAGCGAGGCCGTCCAGGAGATCCAGGAGTCGGTCAACCGCCTGCGCAGCCAGCTTCCCTCCGACGTCGACCCCACGGTGCAGGCGGGCAACATCAACGACTTCCCCGTCCTGCTCCTCGAGATCAGCTCCGACCTCGACCAGCGTGAGCTGGCGCGACGCCTGCAGGACCGCGTGGTGCCGGAGCTGGAGAAGATCTCCGACGTCCGCAACGTCGAGGTCACCGGCCTGCGCGAGGAGCGGGTCGAGATCAGGCTCGACGAGGCGGCCCTGGCCCGGACCGGCGTGACGCCCCAGGACGTGGTCACCGCGCTGCAGGCCAACGGCGTGAGCGTCCCGGGCGGCGAGCTGACCACCGGCGATCGCTCGGTGACGGTCGAGGTCGGCGCGCCCTTCGCGTCCGTCCGGGACCTGGAACAGGTCACGATCATTCCGCGGGCCGCGGCCGCCGGGGCGCTCGGCGGGCAAGGCTCCGGCACCGGCAGCGGCGCCGGCCAGCAGGGATCGTCGGCCACCCAGGGCGAGTCCGGCTCCGCCGGCCAGGGCGAGGCCGGCCCCTCCGGCGGCCAGGGCGAGGGAGCCGGTCAGCGCGTCTCCGGCAGCGGGTCCGCGTCCGCGCCCGGCACCTCGGGACAGCGGTCCGGGACCGGCCGCGCTGCGGCTCCGCCGGCCCCGGTGCGGCTGTCCGACATCGCCGAGGTCACGACCGCACCCGCGGAGGCGACGTCGATCACCCGCACCAACGGCAAGCCGTCGCTCGGCCTGTCGGTGATGAAGACGACGGACGGCAACACCGTCGCGGTCTCGCACGACGTCCGCGACGCCCTCGACCGGCTCTCCAGCTCGCTCGGCGACGACGTCGAGGTCATGGTCGTCTTCGACCAGGCGCCGTTCATCGAGAAGTCCATCGAAGGCCTCACCACCGAAGGCACGATCGGCCTGATCTTCGCCGTCCTCGTGATCCTGGTCTTCCTCCTGTCCCTGCGGTCGACGCTGGTCACCGCCGTGTCGATCCCGTTCTCCCTCCTGGTCGCGATGATCGGCCTGTACGCCGGTGGCTACTCGCTCAACATCCTGACCTTGGGCGCGCTCACCGTGGCGATCGGCCGTGTGGTCGACGACTCCATCGTGGTGCTGGAGAACATCAAGCGGCACCTGGGCTACGGCGAGGCCAAGCAGAAGGCGATCCTCAACGGCGTCCGTGAGGTCGCTGGAGCAGTGTCCGCCTCCACCTTCACCACCGTCGGCGTCTTCTTGCCGATCGCCTTCGTCGGCGGGCAGGTCGGCGAGCTCTTCCGACCGTTCGGGGTGACCGTCACCATCGCCTTGCTGGCGTCCCTCTTCGTCTCGCTGACGATCATCCCTGTCCTGGCGTACTGGTTCCTGCGACCGCCGGACGTGGCGCCGGCCGAGCAGGAGCGCTTCCGCGCCGAGGCGGAGGCCAGGGAGCGGCGCAACGTCCTCCAACGCGCCTACGTGCCGGTGATCCGGTGGACGACCCGGCACCGCGTGGTGACCATCCTCGCGGGGATCCTGGTCTTCGCCGGCACGCTCGCCGCCACCCCGCTGCTCAAGACGAACTTCCTCGACGACCCGGGCAACAACACGATGACCGTCACCCAGGTCATGCCGGTCTCGACCTCGCTCGCGCGCACCGACGAGGCCGCCCGGAAGGTGGAGCGGGTGCTGGCCGACGTTGACGGCATCGAGACGTACCAGACGACGGTCGGTGCCATGGAGTTCGCCGGCTTCTCCACCGGCAACGGCGCCAACCAAGCCATGTTCTGGCTCACCCTCGACGAGGACGTCGACAAGGACGCGGTGGCCACGGAGCTGCGCGACCGGCTCGGCCGCCTCGAGGACGCTGGCACGCTCACCGTCCAGGAGGTGCCGACGGGCTTCGGCGGCAGCAACCTCGAGGTGATCGTCACCGCACCCACGAGCGAGTCGCTGCGGGTCGCCGCCGAGCGAGTCGAACGCGCCGTCGCGAACGTGCCCGGCGCCACCGACGTCACGAACAGCCTCGGATCTGACCTGCCGACCGTCCACGTCGACGTGGACCGGGCGAAGGCCGCCGCGCTGGGTCTGTCGGACGCTCAAGTCGGCCAGGCGGTGCGGCAGGCGTTCGCCGGGCAACAGGTGGCGTCGGTCGTGATCGACTCCGAGCAACGTGACGTGCTGCTCTACACCACCGAGCGTCCGACCAGCCTGGAGCGGCTGCGGGCGCTGCCGATCGAGACGCCGCTGGGCACCACCGTCCGGTTGGCCGAGGTGGCCACGGTGTCGGAGGTGACCCGGCCGGCCGAGCTCACCCGCATCGACGGGGAGCGCAGCGCCACCATCAGCGCCGCGGCCACGGCCGAGGACCTGGGCCGGGTCACCAGCGACCTGCAAGCCGCGCTCGACGAGCTTGACCTCCCGCGCGGCGCCACGTACCGGATCGCGGGCGTGAGCTCGGAGCAACGCGAGGCGTTCGGGCAGCTCGGTGTGGCGCTGCTGGCCGCGATCGTGATCGTCTACCTCATCATGGTGGCGACGTTCCGGAGCATCGCCCAGCCGCTCATCCTGCTCGTGTCGATCCCGTTCGCGGCGACGGGCGCGCTGGCCCTGCTGCTCGGCACCAACACGCCCCTCGGCGTCCCGGCGCTCATCGGCCTGCTCATGCTCGTCGGGATCGTGGTCACCAACGCGATCGTGCTCATCGACCTGATCAACCAGTACCGCGAGCAGGGGATGGGCCTGCAGGAGGCGGTCGTCGAGGGTGGCCGGCGACGGCTGCGCCCCATCCTCATGACCGCGCTCGCGACGATCTGCGCCCTGATCCCGATGTCACTGGGCATCACCGGTGGAGGCGTGTTCGTCTCCAAGCCGTTGGCCCTGGTGGTCATCGGCGGCCTGGTCAGCTCGACCTTGCTCACGCTGATCCTGGTGCCGACCCTCTACACGATGCTGGAGAGCGCCAAGGAGCGTCGCCGCTCGCGTGGCCAGCGGCGAGCGGAGCGGGCTAACCGGCGACGGGAACGCGCCGAGCCCGTTCCCTCCGCGTCCAGCTGA
- a CDS encoding succinic semialdehyde dehydrogenase — protein MTATTADLHPPSADRLAALTSRVLATSGETVAAMSPVTGQPLGKVPVSSPDDVAEAFARARAAQAEWARVPVAERAEALLRLHDLVLNRQRDILDLVQWESGKTRRDAFEEMCDVALNARYYARTAHQHLLPTRRAGLFPFLTRTTELRHPKGVVGVIAPWNYPLTLAISDALPALVAGNAVVTKPATQTTLSALLAAELLTEAGVPEGLWQVVVGPGSRVGTAVLDHADYICFTGSTETGRQVARRCGERLIGCSLELGGKNPLLVLDDADLDRAAEGAVRGCFANAGQLCISIERLYVAASVYDDFVERFLDRVRSMRLALSFDFGSDMGSLISAEQLAVVTQHVEDAVAKGATVLAGGRHRPDIGPYYFEPTVLANVTPEMTCYRAETFGPVVSVYPVADDDEAVAAANDSVYGLNASVFSRDLARARAVAARLRAGTVNVNEAYVPAWGSIDSPMGGMGESGLGRRHGAEGLLKFTEAQTIAVQHVPVAPPGGLSYDTFARGMTVALRALRKMGRR, from the coding sequence ATGACGGCGACGACGGCTGACCTCCATCCCCCCTCGGCGGACCGCCTGGCGGCGCTCACCTCACGCGTGCTGGCGACGTCGGGGGAGACCGTCGCCGCGATGAGCCCGGTCACCGGGCAGCCGCTGGGGAAGGTGCCGGTGTCCAGCCCCGACGACGTCGCCGAGGCGTTCGCGCGGGCGCGCGCGGCGCAGGCGGAATGGGCCCGGGTGCCGGTGGCCGAGCGCGCGGAGGCGCTCCTGCGTCTGCACGACCTCGTCCTGAACCGACAGCGCGACATCCTCGACCTCGTCCAGTGGGAGTCCGGGAAGACGCGCAGGGACGCGTTCGAGGAGATGTGCGACGTCGCGCTCAACGCGCGGTACTACGCGCGGACAGCGCACCAGCACCTGCTGCCGACCCGCCGAGCCGGGCTCTTCCCGTTCCTCACGCGGACCACGGAGCTACGCCACCCCAAGGGCGTCGTCGGGGTGATCGCACCGTGGAACTACCCGCTCACGCTGGCGATCTCGGACGCACTCCCGGCCCTGGTCGCCGGTAACGCGGTCGTCACCAAGCCGGCGACGCAGACGACGTTGTCCGCGCTGCTGGCGGCGGAGCTGCTCACCGAGGCGGGCGTCCCCGAGGGACTGTGGCAGGTCGTGGTGGGTCCGGGCTCTCGCGTCGGGACCGCCGTTCTCGACCACGCCGACTACATCTGCTTCACCGGGTCGACCGAGACCGGGCGGCAGGTCGCGCGGCGCTGCGGGGAACGCCTCATCGGGTGCAGCCTGGAGCTCGGCGGCAAGAACCCCTTGCTCGTGCTCGACGACGCGGACCTCGACCGGGCCGCCGAGGGCGCGGTGCGGGGGTGCTTCGCCAACGCCGGTCAGCTGTGCATCTCGATCGAGCGCCTCTACGTCGCCGCGTCCGTCTACGACGACTTCGTCGAGCGCTTCCTCGACCGGGTCCGTTCGATGCGGCTCGCCCTGTCGTTCGACTTCGGCTCCGACATGGGCTCCCTCATCTCCGCCGAGCAACTGGCCGTCGTCACCCAGCACGTCGAGGACGCGGTCGCCAAGGGCGCGACCGTGCTCGCCGGCGGCCGGCACCGTCCCGACATCGGCCCGTACTACTTCGAGCCCACGGTCCTGGCCAATGTGACACCGGAGATGACCTGCTACCGCGCCGAGACCTTCGGACCGGTGGTGTCCGTGTACCCGGTCGCGGACGACGACGAGGCGGTCGCCGCCGCCAACGACTCGGTCTACGGACTCAATGCCAGCGTCTTCAGCCGCGACCTCGCCCGCGCCCGGGCGGTGGCGGCGCGGCTGCGCGCCGGGACGGTCAACGTCAACGAAGCGTACGTCCCCGCCTGGGGCAGCATCGACTCGCCGATGGGCGGGATGGGGGAGTCCGGTCTGGGGCGCCGCCACGGGGCGGAGGGACTGTTGAAGTTCACCGAGGCGCAGACCATCGCCGTGCAACACGTTCCCGTCGCCCCACCCGGCGGGCTGTCCTACGACACGTTCGCCCGCGGCATGACCGTGGCGCTGCGAGCGCTGCGAAAGATGGGGCGTCGGTGA